A single region of the Bdellovibrio bacteriovorus genome encodes:
- a CDS encoding phospholipase D-like domain-containing protein: MKRLSVLFAIILVVSACTSAQRTPSSVVYDDQRVNRIQEIDLELSKFWNNDWRANQEFFQTQTGLNAPQAFDGRMYQDPHVRDQVERLWKERQQEVDVLSSKLSLREWDGLGPWFSASFRSPLFEKEEIVEITNMNEFKSEDIKETNAFPLEHRFYSNYSLRLMNNLPVETTPFAGDRQDQRQKYLKARLDCDGDIIYKSGFLFFQNETRGRVYEFNWYFNKENGQRVSVKLSSGVRSCQLRYYDPDKDRKWTHTIKLVDIAMTTPEWIKLTNQIDVCARPVGNFGGNNVTNFFWQQDYLFTTCPQSFDKLINLRDPYLSMNRRVLSLTGSPLARKDFNEKNPMAALNFDKAPKFDIIWVSSLNFSADFYGMVLARALRHHAERGTQIRVLVPEVTMTKKDKRILEWLAFGMPNVKVQYYKYRLSEAKDGSWLDKFHRVNHTKIVMGYSSTNWKDSFLITGGRNIRDSYIFSDTPFYKAYKYLKNYGEGEEPYIYYNDFEVEMRGHPFIQSVMAQMLSFWMRDPVSNRFRSTNVNIPQAASQSQVLRLTALPNLYPLVRHVMSLPFFDGFQLEKFYINMIDSAQSELLLTTPYFRPSVAISAALDRAVQRGVKVKILTRIHLAGDGTPQIAEDVNKEGINRHLKNVEIYEWTDSRSIMHAKILVIDKKLSFISSVNLNRRSFIHDTESGALILHEPTALDMRKEVLDFLKGGRRITQTEKISWINGTLIDWADSYF; encoded by the coding sequence ATGAAACGTCTCTCCGTTTTATTCGCAATAATTTTGGTAGTGTCGGCATGTACTAGCGCTCAGCGAACACCGAGTTCTGTCGTCTATGATGATCAACGTGTGAATCGCATCCAAGAAATCGATTTGGAGCTTTCTAAGTTCTGGAACAATGATTGGAGAGCGAATCAAGAGTTCTTCCAGACACAAACAGGTCTGAACGCGCCTCAAGCTTTTGATGGTCGTATGTATCAGGATCCGCATGTGCGCGATCAAGTCGAGCGTCTTTGGAAAGAACGCCAACAAGAAGTCGATGTGCTGTCATCAAAACTTTCTCTGCGAGAATGGGACGGCTTAGGGCCTTGGTTTTCAGCGTCTTTCCGTTCCCCGCTCTTTGAAAAAGAAGAGATCGTTGAAATCACGAACATGAACGAATTTAAGAGCGAGGATATTAAAGAGACAAACGCTTTCCCGCTTGAGCATCGCTTTTATTCCAACTATTCACTGCGCCTGATGAACAACTTGCCGGTCGAAACGACACCGTTTGCTGGCGACAGACAGGACCAGCGTCAAAAGTATCTGAAGGCTCGATTAGATTGCGATGGCGATATTATCTATAAGTCAGGTTTTCTCTTCTTCCAAAACGAAACGCGCGGTCGTGTTTATGAATTCAATTGGTATTTCAATAAAGAAAACGGCCAGCGAGTTTCGGTAAAACTTTCTTCGGGCGTAAGAAGCTGTCAGCTTAGATACTATGATCCAGATAAAGATCGTAAGTGGACTCACACGATCAAGCTTGTCGACATTGCGATGACGACACCAGAGTGGATTAAGCTCACAAATCAGATCGACGTCTGTGCTCGTCCTGTTGGAAATTTTGGCGGCAACAATGTCACAAATTTCTTCTGGCAGCAGGATTATCTGTTTACGACTTGCCCACAAAGCTTTGATAAGTTGATCAACTTGCGCGATCCGTATCTTTCGATGAATCGTCGTGTGCTTTCATTGACCGGATCACCTTTAGCCCGCAAAGATTTTAATGAAAAGAATCCCATGGCGGCTTTGAATTTCGATAAAGCTCCCAAGTTTGATATTATTTGGGTTTCTTCTTTGAATTTCTCTGCTGACTTCTATGGAATGGTTCTGGCGCGGGCCCTTCGTCATCACGCAGAGCGCGGCACACAGATTCGGGTTCTAGTGCCTGAAGTGACCATGACCAAAAAGGATAAGCGTATTCTTGAGTGGTTGGCGTTTGGAATGCCTAACGTCAAGGTTCAATACTACAAGTATCGTTTGTCGGAAGCGAAAGATGGTTCATGGCTTGATAAATTTCATCGCGTGAACCACACGAAGATTGTTATGGGTTATTCTTCAACGAACTGGAAGGACAGCTTCTTGATCACGGGTGGAAGAAACATTCGTGACTCTTATATCTTCAGCGATACTCCGTTTTACAAAGCCTATAAGTATTTAAAAAACTACGGTGAAGGCGAAGAGCCTTACATTTACTATAACGACTTCGAAGTTGAAATGCGCGGTCACCCGTTCATTCAATCCGTAATGGCACAGATGCTGTCATTCTGGATGCGTGATCCGGTTTCAAATCGCTTTCGCTCTACGAACGTGAATATTCCACAAGCGGCTTCGCAAAGTCAGGTCTTGCGTTTGACGGCTTTACCAAATTTATATCCTTTGGTTCGCCATGTGATGTCGCTTCCTTTCTTTGATGGCTTCCAGCTCGAGAAGTTCTACATCAATATGATTGATTCCGCTCAATCCGAACTGTTATTGACGACACCTTATTTCCGTCCTTCTGTGGCGATCAGTGCGGCTTTGGATCGTGCCGTCCAACGTGGAGTCAAAGTGAAGATTTTGACTCGCATCCACTTGGCGGGTGACGGTACTCCTCAGATCGCGGAAGACGTAAATAAAGAAGGAATCAATCGTCACTTAAAGAATGTCGAAATCTACGAGTGGACGGATTCGCGCTCAATTATGCACGCGAAGATTTTGGTGATTGATAAAAAGCTGAGCTTTATCAGCAGCGTGAATTTGAATCGTCGAAGCTTTATTCACGACACCGAAAGTGGAGCTTTGATTTTGCACGAACCTACCGCGCTTGATATGCGTAAAGAAGTCTTAGACTTCCTGAAAGGTGGTCGTCGCATCACTCAGACGGAAAAAATTTCTTGGATCAATGGCACCTTGATCGACTGGGCGGATTCGTACTTCTAA
- a CDS encoding matrixin family metalloprotease, translating into MYKLFFLISAAIALVSCQQGPSLGPGDDDHLASAAETDCGFIQNSYGQRVSWKLNIPVVLQLHSEYPPEYDEVIKRAAQHWNDAAGMTLFRFDRTGANLGAEVTRNATNTVHWMKTWPETQKTLQAVTNLYWRGNQIYESDIAVDHKYFNFFVDNATTPYDVHLESLLIHELGHVLGLKHRTVPSVMWSTLNGAVKRDSLTTADRETIKCEY; encoded by the coding sequence ATGTATAAATTGTTTTTCCTCATTTCCGCTGCCATCGCCCTTGTGTCTTGCCAGCAAGGTCCTTCGTTGGGACCCGGAGATGATGATCATTTGGCCAGTGCCGCCGAAACCGATTGCGGCTTCATTCAAAATAGTTATGGTCAACGCGTATCCTGGAAACTCAATATTCCCGTCGTTTTACAACTTCATAGCGAATACCCGCCCGAGTATGACGAGGTGATTAAGCGGGCCGCTCAGCATTGGAATGATGCTGCCGGCATGACGCTTTTCCGCTTTGATAGAACAGGGGCTAATCTTGGCGCCGAAGTTACTCGGAACGCCACGAATACTGTTCACTGGATGAAGACGTGGCCGGAAACCCAAAAGACCCTGCAAGCCGTGACGAATCTTTATTGGCGGGGAAATCAAATTTATGAATCTGATATTGCTGTTGATCATAAGTATTTTAACTTCTTCGTAGACAACGCCACAACACCCTATGATGTTCATTTGGAAAGTCTTTTGATCCATGAATTAGGGCACGTGCTCGGATTAAAACATCGCACTGTACCTAGTGTAATGTGGTCTACATTAAACGGCGCCGTGAAACGAGATTCATTAACTACAGCCGATCGTGAAACGATCAAGTGCGAGTATTAA
- the bamE gene encoding outer membrane protein assembly factor BamE domain-containing protein, with protein sequence MLRYLAIPVVIIGLLTTACQTSMLKQFGEVKPGMEKDDVLDLMGSPSRTQRYHGKDRWTYVFYDDRIRFEKEVQFFNGNAIYVGDISQPEVTKTAMAVDAINDQKNKEIDEQIAKEVEQHRKEYSDYEAKARGEDKVRYVPEFESIR encoded by the coding sequence ATGCTCCGTTATTTGGCTATTCCTGTCGTGATAATCGGTCTTTTGACGACAGCCTGTCAGACGTCAATGCTAAAGCAGTTTGGCGAAGTAAAACCCGGCATGGAAAAAGATGACGTTCTTGATTTAATGGGAAGTCCCTCTCGCACCCAACGCTATCATGGCAAAGATCGTTGGACCTATGTTTTCTATGACGATCGCATCCGCTTTGAAAAAGAAGTTCAATTCTTTAACGGCAACGCCATTTATGTAGGTGATATCTCTCAACCCGAAGTCACGAAAACGGCGATGGCCGTTGACGCTATCAATGATCAGAAGAATAAAGAAATCGATGAGCAAATCGCTAAAGAAGTGGAACAACACCGCAAAGAGTATAGCGATTACGAAGCGAAAGCTCGCGGTGAAGACAAGGTCCGCTACGTACCTGAATTTGAATCTATTCGCTAA
- the rsgA gene encoding ribosome small subunit-dependent GTPase A, translated as MNSYSHLNSWGWDLFFELQIENKEDELKLARVIGQERDLYRVTFGESTSLLAQVSGRFRHDFAHAPGAFPAVGDWVLCRMEEHQDKALIQKVLDRRTCFYRRDPGQGVQVVAANVDVVFIVTSLNRDLNVNRLDRYLSIAWDSGASPVIVLSKADLVEDAESILHDLENTYIGVPIYAVSVFEPQTCEGLRKYLKPGKTAVLMGSSGVGKSTLTNFFLGEEVLKTQSAREDDDRGRHTTTSRALFRLKEGAVLMDTPGMRQLGLHDQEEGVQELFSDILSLSAQCKFRDCAHNQEPGCAIQNALSNGDLDPDRWESYLKLQKEASYQERRLDPAKMAEEKKRWKKIHLDAKVHMARKSRGEI; from the coding sequence GTGAATTCGTACTCACACCTCAATTCTTGGGGATGGGATTTATTTTTTGAACTACAAATTGAAAACAAAGAAGACGAACTGAAGCTGGCGCGTGTGATCGGTCAGGAAAGAGACCTTTACCGTGTGACATTCGGTGAATCGACCAGTCTTCTGGCGCAAGTATCAGGACGCTTTCGTCATGATTTCGCCCATGCGCCCGGCGCATTTCCCGCAGTGGGTGACTGGGTGCTTTGCCGTATGGAAGAGCATCAAGATAAAGCACTTATCCAAAAAGTCTTAGATCGTCGCACGTGTTTCTATCGTCGCGATCCGGGGCAGGGGGTGCAAGTCGTCGCGGCCAATGTCGATGTTGTCTTCATCGTGACGTCGCTCAATCGCGATCTGAACGTCAATCGTTTGGATCGATACTTGAGTATTGCGTGGGATAGCGGGGCTTCGCCGGTGATTGTTTTAAGCAAAGCGGACTTGGTGGAAGATGCCGAAAGTATTTTGCATGATCTTGAAAATACTTATATCGGCGTTCCGATTTACGCCGTCAGTGTTTTTGAACCGCAGACGTGTGAGGGCTTAAGAAAATATCTTAAACCAGGAAAAACGGCCGTTCTTATGGGATCTTCCGGGGTTGGAAAATCCACATTAACGAACTTCTTTCTGGGTGAAGAAGTTCTTAAAACTCAAAGCGCTAGGGAAGACGACGATCGCGGCCGCCATACCACCACATCTCGTGCTTTGTTTCGACTGAAAGAAGGCGCTGTTTTGATGGACACTCCGGGTATGAGGCAGTTGGGATTGCATGATCAAGAAGAAGGCGTGCAGGAATTATTTTCGGATATCCTGTCCCTTTCAGCGCAATGTAAATTCCGGGACTGCGCCCATAATCAAGAACCCGGTTGCGCTATTCAAAATGCTTTATCCAACGGAGATTTAGATCCCGACCGATGGGAAAGCTATTTGAAACTGCAAAAGGAAGCGTCTTATCAGGAGCGTCGATTGGATCCCGCGAAAATGGCGGAGGAAAAGAAAAGATGGAAGAAAATACATCTGGACGCCAAAGTTCATATGGCAAGAAAGAGCCGGGGGGAAATCTAA